ATTATCTGTAATTGAATCGAATTATACTTGTCAAATCAATTCATATTcgtatttataaaaataaatccgaataatgaatatttatttaagagCCCAAGCCCAGTGGAAATTAGCAAAACTAGTCCGTGATTATCCGGgccaattttctgctacattcgtgtTCGCACGTCGCAGGCAAGCTCGAAGGCTTCGCAAGCCTCGGATTACCCCTCGAAATCCCACAATTTGCACCCCCTGCGCGCGCACGTAGGAGATGGAGCAACACCTTAGTGACACTTTTAGACACTACTAAAGTGTTGTGCTGTATAAAGCAATGGAAACCCCTTTTTCATTTCAATGTGGGATACAAGTTTATTTACAACATTTTCACCTTCAAGAACCAACTTTAGATGATCACATCCCATTCATCCCTTAATCATTTTTGAGTATTTAAAAATATCTCGGAAAACTCTCACGTAGGAGAACATACTTCAAGTATCACCCACTTAAGAACGACTCAAAATGACTTGACAATTTGGGGCTCAAATACCCGCATTTTCCAACACCAAGCATGCATCTGATTCTTTTCGCGTGAATATGAGTTGGTGAGCTTgataattaactaaagaattaATTGACATAACTCTTACTTGTACGTCACCCACTTCATTTCTTTAACGCGTAAACATATCACCAACTCATTATAGATAGAAATTAAACTACCCTTGATTTTGTGACTTTTAAATTTGCATTACattcaattttatttatttaaaggCTTTATTGGCGAGGAGTTGAGCCCTTGTAAAATggtcaaacatcagttgacaTATGTGAGTTGGCCAAGTGAATGTTGTGTGGATTGTTTTATGCACAACCTAACTAGACCAAGTCCAACAAGTCTGTAAATGACAAACACATACAGATCTTCTAATACAAAACAATGTCACAATTATGAATTATCTAAATTCCTGTATATAGAGTTAAGGAATTGGGCGCTCTAAACCCTCACCCTTGTCATATACACATCCCTTTTCTTCCAATAAATTTATattgaatatttttttttttattatttctaATATATTTTTCTTGTTTCATTAGTTTATTTTCAAGTTGGTTCGAAAAGTTTTAACGGGTATTCTTTTTCCAGACGCAGTACAATTATATATTCAATAAATTTTGAAGACAAAGATTAATTTCCTACAACTATCGGATAACActaatttttgattaattttaTATTGAATTTACCATTTTGAGAGCACTCTTTTTCCTCCCTAATTTTTTTTCCACATGATTTTGCTATTGCAAGATTTTAAAGAGATCCTTTTTTGTGAGTTATTTTTTCAGGTACTAAGGTTCTATCGTCTAAATTTTCGGACACATTAGTGCATGACTTTTGGTTAAATGATAAGTTTTGTGAATATAAGATATGGTCAGGCAGGAATACAATATAcaattcattaatgaaaaaatttGTTTCCGCAAAAAAAAGTTATTCCCCTCACCCATAACCCATTTTTGCGTCGACGGACGCTCGTCTTTAGGATATTAATTTGTTTTTCGTATTAATGATAAATTGTGAGAAATATTGGGAATAACATAAAGTAGTTGAACATGAGAGCTTTGAAATCATATATTTTTCAAGATATTAAATTAAAATCctttttaatatattatattagtATGATAAGAATAACGACTAGGATCCTGTTATACTCGGATTGTTTTCCAGTAAAAACGATTATATACAGACTCAACAGTAACAATAATAGAAACAACATGTTTACAAGTAATACTGCAATGTAAATTGATGAGGCCCTTGGCTGGTTTATTGACCTAATGATTGACATAGACGATCGATCGTGCAGGtacacaatacacacacacagtTGTATTCAAAATTTTAATTCATCCAAGCAGAACATATAataatttagagatgataaacAAAATCTGTCGGCTTAATCATTATCAGGAAATGATAACATAAAAAAATCAAGAAGAATCAGAAAACAAGGAAAAAGACTCCAACAACAATGTAACAATGTCAAAACCTTGTAAATATAGAAAACCTCTCCTAACAAAACATCCGCGTTGCCCAATTGCATCAACATATATTACAATTTTACAGCCTATGTTATGTACTACTGGGTGACGGTGATTAAACTGCATTTGTATACTAACTCTTTTGtcctaaaaaattataaaattgagGATTTTCAGTCATGAAATTAATCAACTATAATCAAagattaaatttttttatatattttaaattacaaaataatattttaaataggCAATGTGTAATTTTCAGAACATtctttttcaaaaaaatatttttttttacagAACAGAGATGCAGGCATCTTTAAGTGTACCACTTTAATAAAAAATAATGACGTTAAATTATTTTGTTGACTTAACGGGAGAGAGTACGTGCCTTCTTTGATTTGGACAGAATGTAATTCCTCCGTCTTTACTCCTTACTAAAATGGTACACTAGAGAGACTTAAAATTTCAAATGAGTTATTTGATATCAGTCATTCACTTAGTGAACACTTAAAAATTTAACCGAATTTAAATTCAAGCTGACAAATATAGTCTACTTCACGTCCGTGTTTGACTTTTTGCATGAATTTTATATATGTTATTTGCTCACTATAAAAACATCTTCTTCCTCTCTTCACAATCCATCACAAACTGCAACATTGTTTCACTATACATTCCATCAACTCTAACATTTACAAATTACTCTCAGTTTTTGCATCTTCTAATGGCAAACAAAGTTCACATTCTATTCTTTCTCTTGCTTGCCATGGCCGCAACCTCGGCTTTTAGCCAAGGATTGCGACTGGGTTTCTATGCACATACTTGTCCTCAAGCCGAATCGGTTGTTCGAGCAACAGTTGCTAAACATGTAAATGCTGATTCAACTGTTGCCCCCGGATTACTTAGAATGATTTTTCATGATTGTTTTGTTCAAGGCTGCGACGCTTCGATTCTTATAGACGGGCCTTCAACTGAGAAAACAGCTCCTCCGAATCTTTTGTTAAGAGGCTATGAAGTTATTGATGATGCCAAGGCACAACTTGAAGCTGCATGCCCTAACACTGTATCTTGTGCTGATATACTTGCTCTTGCTGCTCGTGACGCTGCTGTTCAGGTAATATGCATGTCTTATTGTCTGTACATTGTCTGTCATTTACTTGTCACCCATTAAACAAGTGATTAGTGttgaagagtataagatcatgttgGAGTTTTtaagagtataagatcatgttgGAGTTTTTTTCTGACACTTTAAGGTTTTAGAGTGACGGGTTACTCAACAATTACAAAAACAGTACTATATATCTCATACATGCTTTTGTTTTGTTTATGCAGGCTGGTGCACTGAAATATCTTGTGCCCACGGGTCGCAGAGATGGACGCATTTCATTAGCATCCGATGCTGCTAATTTACCAGGGTTTACGGATTCGATTGCAGTCCAAAAGCAAAAATTTGCAGCAAAAGGTCTAAGCACTGAAGATCTTGTCACACTAGTTGGTAAGCACTAAAATACCATTATTAATCAGTTCAAGAAGATTGTCACTTGGTTGATCAACTGGAAATATAAAAATCTAATGAGTTGATAATGTCAAATATAGGTGGACACACTATTGGGACAGTGGCATGCCAATTCATCAGGTACAGATTATACAACTTCACAACTTCTGGTGGTGCTGATCCTTCCATTGATCCCACATTTCTTCCTACACTTCAATCACTATGTCCCGTAGATGGAGACGGATCTAAACGCATAGGATTAGACTACGGAAGCAGTGAAAAATTCGACCATTCGTTCTTTAAAAACGTGCAACGTAGCAGAGGAATTCTTGAATCAGATCAAAGATTATGGGCGGATGCTTCTACTAAAAATATTGTGCAAAGATACATTGGTATTAGAGGACTTGCTGGATTGACTTTAAACTTTCAGTTTGGAAGATCAATGATTAAAATGAGTGGCATTGAAGTAAAAACCGGTACTGATGGTGAAATTCGTAAAGTTTGTTCTGCAATTAACTGAGAAGCTGCTTATATTTTGATCACATTATAAGCTTTATAACATTGGCTTAAAAAAGGAGCCATTTGTATTTGATTTTTGATTATTTTGTTGTGATACAGAGTTGCTCTGCTTGAAGAGAATTTGAAAGATAACTTCAATTTGAGATATGCTTTTTTTTTTGTTATTAACCTGGTGTTAGTATTGGTAATTTATAGATGCAGTAAGAGAAACAAACAAAAAAAAGATAACCTTCCAATTGAGTTCTTAAGAATGCATAAGAAAATAAGTGTGCATAGACTACTATGAAGTCTGCAGCTAAAGTTTTGTTGGCGGAACCAAGATTTCTTAAGAATCGCGGCTGAACTGGTACTAAAATTTCATCTGAGAATCGGAAGATCtgaactaaaagaattgaactaACTTATAAAGAATAGACGTTAATTTTTAAGAGGATTCAAGGTTAGCCAGGACAAGAGTGGAGTTGGCCCGGGGCTTGATATCATCGCCCCTGGATTTGTTTAGTGTAGATTACTTTCAAGATCAGTTCAAGTACAACCTCCGAGGCCATGAGTTCAAATTACAGTTTGCACCAACATATATATCAGAGAGACAGAGACTAGTCAATCTATAGGCTTATAAGAACGAATTAAAGACAACTAGATTAGATTTGGTGAAAGAAAAATGAAGACATACGTGTCGAATAATAAGTGACCGATAAGCGATAAGTGATAAGttaataaatacttataagttatataagtgtttggataatttaacttataagtcagaaatatttttatttaaatgaattaaaataaataatttttttatataattgtcttaattcttatattttaagttatattaacatttaaaaaaatatattctaaaattaaaattgataaaaaaacaaaaaaattaaaaataagttcagaaaaagtacgtcgttaccaacattcaacttatcagcttataagttgcagcttataagttgtaaattcaacttataagtagggtcgacaaacactcgtcaataagttgttacgggcttataagccAATAAGCTGGCTTACAAGATTTGTCAAACAGGCCGTAGAATTGTGttaaacaatatctacacatttgacattAACTCTATTataattcacacttttaaattaattataatatgtcatttttatattttaagtgagaaaataaatatattaaatcaCTTATTACTTCTTAACAATACTTTATATTAGACATTGACATTttattgtgtgaaattatgaaattaataaattaaaatcataaaaatgtaaaaaaaatattttttaattattttcccCTAGACCGCCTAAgaccgatttttgaccgcctAACTCGTCTAATcccgattttgacccgatttAAAAAAAACGTCTAAATCACCGCTTATATCCGAGTCGGCGCGTTTTAACACCGCCTAGCGCCTAGGCACCGCCTAGACCGATTTTTATAACACCGGATCAAACCTAGGGAGAGAGAGAGTCTGAAGCGGATCCTGGAAAAATATTGAGTGGGAACTAAATTAATTAGTGCATAGAATTAGAAACTAGGTGAGAGCTAATCGTCAACTACTATATACTAGTTTATAGCCGGTGCTTTGCACACGGTGagctcaaaaattatttaataaaataaataaataaatttataatttaaattgaaTAATATAATTACGAAAGATTAAATTATCTATATAATAAATGTATTATATCTACAtattatgataaatttatttaagaactACTTCCGTTAcatatgttatttttatattatatatttatgagattaattctataaatagatctgttaaaatttaaactttacttcaaatttgtattaaaaacttACCATAAGTGGTTTTCAAAAAAAACTTACCATAAATAacataattcatatttaaaattGAATTGTAAAGTTTCTATAATTAAAATGGGTCATAATAATTAAAATGAGTCATAATAAGTATATGAATCTTTTATGAACCTAATATGGATACCAAACCTAAAAATGGATAGTCCACTGGgtcaaattaaagttaaaaatcaTATCCGAACCAAAATATGGATACCAAACCTTAAGAAAGGGTTATCcaacaatttataatatatatatatatatataaggattGTTGGCCCctgaggatgacatcataagaCATGTCTGAGATAAAAAGAAAACAAGTATAATATGAAGATATTTTTGTAAATACAGGTGATCGTATTTATATTTACAAATTCGCTCTTAAAATATTATACTATAAAATGTCATAATCTCAGAGATAACTTGTGTGAGGATAAGTTTTCCCAGTTTTCTCATATATATATAGGTTTTCAAGTTCTAACTTCTAAGAGAATACTTGGAGAAAGATTATAGTATGTTACTAGTCACATAGATAAGTTAATCTTTTGAAGTTTAATTTCCTAATATTTGATCTCAAATTACGATAATGACACGAAGCATGATATTCGACATGCAGTAACTAAAGGTGTAACTGAGCTGAAACAAATACTACGAGCCTCATTCCAGATTGATTAAAAAATTTGGGCTAGAGTTTGATCTCGACCGATTTTTTAATTTCAAACTCGATATTTGGGCCGTAAAAAGTTTGATATGCTCGAACTCAACTTAAAAATTCGAATCAATTCGATAAATATTGACAAAAAATTCGAAATATACTTGATCTGGTTTGTATTCGATTCGATTgaatatattaaatataaaaaaatatttgaatatataataaaaacacatttataataaaaaattaaaaattatataagcTCGATAAGGTTTGCTAACATTATGAGCCGAGTAATTTAAAACTCGAATTGACCTGGTAAGATTTTGGATAGTTCGAGTTGGGCTCGATTATTAACAAGTttgaattttaatattttactaGTTAAGTTTGAATAACTTTTGAACAATTAGAATTACTTATAcctttaattataattaatattataattttttataatattcagGGTATCATAGTTAGAAGTTAGAACTCTAATTTCAAGAATAACTTAGATGGGTATTTAATAAATGAGTTTTAGTTGTGATATTTTTTATGAGTCAAATCAGATTAATTTAAACGAGCTCCATTCAAATTTTTAATCGAACTTAATTCTTCTAATAAACATGTCGAGTCACATTTACTCTTAAATTATACGTgacaaatttataaataatttatctATAAATTTTGATCGAGCTTGAATTTGATTCGAGCTGAATATCAGCGGAACTCTAATTAAATTCGATAAATACTCAACTCAATTCCGAGTTCATTTAAACGAGTTCGATTAAAAACTCTCAACCAACTCAAACTTTTAAGCGAATTTATAAACCTATTTTAAGCTTGAACATGAAAAAAATACTTAAACATTGAATAAAACCAACTAAAACCTCATTTCTCACTTTACTCCTCTATCTCTCCGCCCTCGTTCACTTCCAACCAGCTCAAAACTAACCACCAACCTCCTCAGTACACCTCCCCTCGACATTGTCGCCCCTCCTCTTCAAGTACACTACACACCCATTTTCTCATTTCACACACAAAACACACACAGTTATGGCTTCCTCAACTCTCACCCATTCTTTGTTTTCTCCTCTCTCTTCTCACTCACTCACTTCTAATCGGACCCTCCAAACCCCTTCTCTTGCTCTGCCCTGTAAGCAATTCGGATCTCCATTCTTGTCCACCCAATTGAGCTTGACCCACAAAAGTTTTATTGTCAATTGTAATGCGCCTGAGAAAGAATCAACTAATCAAGAAGTTCCTATTGAATTGAGTGAGtttgctctctctctctctccccccctctctctttcccccctctccctctccctctctgcctgtctctctctctctctctccccctctctctcccccactctctctctctccccctctctctccccctctctctcccccACACACACTCATTTAACTTCAATTTAGCATTTTATTAGTATAATAAAGTTGGGTTTTGGTTGATTGTGTGATTTTATTTTCAGGGTACCCTGCATTTCCAACTGTTATGGATATCAACCAGATTCGCGAGATTTTGCCTCATCGGTTGGTGATTCTTTATCTACCTATCTAAATAAATTTCTAGTTTTTCTTGTCAATTTggttgaatttttatgaaagatgtGATTTTGATATGTGGGTAATTTGTTTCTTGAAAATGTAGCTTTCCGTTTCTTCTAGTTGATCGAGTGATTGAATACAAGCCTGGGGAATCTGCTGTTGGTATCAAGAATGTGACAATCAATGATAACTTTTTCCCTGGGCATTTTCCAGATAGACCAATCATGCCTGGTGTGCTCATGGTTGAGGTAATTGCCTGATTTTATGCTGCAAATGTCTTTTTATACTTTTTTTTTCTACTGTATTTGGAGATTTGAAAAcatgtttttatattttttcaaTGTACTTGGTAGATTTAAAGCTTATAACTTTGTTGTATAATGAGCTCTTTTTTTGCATAAAATGTGCATTCTTTAATTCTTAGGCTCTTTATATTGGGATCAGATGTCACTTTATTAAATTATGGTTGAGAGCTTTACCAGTGGAATGTCTGTGTAGTTTGTGTTTTGCTTTTCTTTACATGTGAAAGAATGAATAGAAATGTAGAATAAATTATTATATCTATATTTATCTTCTTTAGTAAATTTTAATTGGTACATCATGATAATAAAAGAATGTTGTGATGCATCATGTCTTAGCTTGCTCTTCAAGAGTTTTGGTGATCCCTTATGTATGGTGTGTTTGTCATTTGTTCCTTTTAAAGTGCTAATATGCAAAAATTATTTGTTCCTTGTGAAATTACTTGATATGTTACTATTACTTCGGAGCTTTATCAATAATATTAGTTTACAAAGTTACAAAACTGAACTCATCACTAGTTTGTTACTATCAATTCAGGGTTTCATAAAAAGATATTAATTTACAAGGTTTCGAACTGAACTCCACTAGAAGTATAATTGCTATGGGTACTGTCTTAGATCATGTCCCGTGCTAGTGCTAAAATACGTACAGCTAGTGCTATATTTTAAAAAGCAAAAAGTACTTTTTGCCTTTATGGTGCTAAACTACGATTTGCAGTCCAATTAATGCACAGTTTTAAAATGACACCTAGTAACTCTAAACCTTACCAAATTGTATCCCATCAATGTTTTGAAAATGTATGCTAGTTTTTATCATCAATTTTCCTCCATCTTCCCACCCGCATGCTTATGTGGCAATTATAGCAACACTTATGCTTGGTCTAAATTTAGCACCAAGCATAGCTTTTTTCGATTTTGCATccatgtttgacattacattggAGTTTAGTTTTTTTTTTACATAGTGATATATTAACAGATGTAGCATCACTTATAGCATTGCATTAAACATGAAAATCTATATGATGTTTGCTGTTTCATTTAAGTTGTTATATTTTCTAGCAAAATGAAAGAGACTTAAATAATTTCTTTTTTACGTTTTGGATACATATGCTTCTTGTTTAAAAATAAGTGTATATGAAAAAGCACCAACCATGGGGAAAGACTTTCTTTGTGTGTTAAAGCTCAACAAAGTTTCTAATGATTATTGCAAGTTTATTAGACACCAAAGATTTTAATTTCAATATGTTCATTAGTAATATTTGCCTAGTTAGCAATTATGAGCACTACAAATTGTATGTCTTGTCCAAGACATACCAGATATAGTGGATTTTAGGGTATATAATATAAATTTTCAAGGTGCTCTAATGTATATATTAATAGTCTTCCTAGATTATTTACGTTTTCACTGCTTAATCCTTGAGATCTTCATGACTTCATTTGCATATATCTACTACTAAAAGATGCATCGAATGCCAATTATTACCAAGTATGCTGGAAAAAGTAAAGATTGACAAGGTACCTTTCGTTTTCACTGACATATTTTCGATAATTGTTTTGCTGCTCGGTCCAGGCAATGGCACAGGTTGGTGGCTTGGTTATGTTGCAACCAGAAGTGGGGGGCTCACGGGATAATTTCTTCTTTGCTGGGATTGACAAAGTGAGATTCAGGAGACCAGTGATTGCAGGAGACACCTTGGTGATGAAAATGACACTCATCAAGCTGCAAAAGCGCTTTGGAATAGCAAAGATGGAAGGTAAGGCATATGTTGGAGGCGAGGTAGCATGTGAAGGTGAATTTTTGATGGCTATGGGTTAGTGGGCGAAGTCCTTTAATAGTTGTGTATGCTTGAAATTTTTCTGTACTTTTTTTTACTTCTTCTAAACCATTTTCCTGTActtgtgtttttctcctttaaCCAATTTTCATGTCGATTGTAACTTAAAGAATGTTTTCCAGTTCAATGATCGCGGAACCATCAGACTATCTGTGTTAGATTAAATTTACTTCTTTGTAGGAATAAAATCCCTTTTGATGCCCACTTCCTATCTTCTATAAATTTGTTATTCATTACCAGCATAATTGTATTTTCATAGTCATTACTGTGGTTGTCAAGGCGACCACTGGTCCTTGGTGATCAATTTTTGAAGGCATCCACAATTGTTAGATTTCGTAGGCTATGCAAAACTTTAGGCCCCTAGACGTTTTTTGGTTTACACAAAATTTTTGTTATGAAATAATTTTGATTCTTTTCTAGTTCTTGATTTCATTCTGAACTCTGAGATGTATCCTCTATACATGTCTTCAGATTACAAGGTTTTGTTACTGGGTTCATATAAAAATTTCTTCCTGAAATGTTTTATATGTGCGTACTTTGGTGTTTACAGTTATTTTTCCTTTAAAAGTCTTATAGAACCTTATTGTGTTGGCATGTTTGTTTGCAAACTTATAATTCCGTAATAACTTATCGATGATTGTTTATCGACCCGACttataagtcgaatttacaacttataagttaATAAGTTGAATGCTGGTAATGACGTAAtttttcataagttattttgatttttcgttttttattaacttttacataattgtatttaaaaattacttattttagttcatttaagtaaaaagacTTATATAACTGATAAGTATTCATGTACTTATCATTTATaagttaattattcattttttattCATTAGTTACTAATTTTAAGATTTCCCAGATGGGCTACGTCTTCTTGTCCATCGGTTCATGTATTCTTGGAAGGTAGGAAACAGATGGTACATTCCATTATACTTGCTATGCGCTACCAGTTTAGATTACATAATCTTGCAAGTTATAATTTAATGTAAAGGATTAAAATATGGTCTTAAAGCCTAAGCTCATACGATAAAGAGGATAAGTTCAGGCATCCAGGATCTCTCTGAATTAAGTTACTTTATACATGAAATGTTGAATAGGAATCTCTTTACAAAGCAAGAGCTCCGAGGGGTGTTTTCCCTTGGCCAGCCTCAAAGTAGAAAATTAACATTGCTAACATAGCTAATCTAGCATGCTTAATTTCTGCAAGCTTCAATCTGTCGAGTTTGTCTTCATCGGGAATGTAAACTCCATTCTGAATGGTACCAGCAAAGCCCAAGGGGTCAAAGAACTTGCCACCAGGGTATCCTTGTTCACCAGTGAAATTGCTAAAATTTTCTGCAGTTTTCGACCAGGGAGTAGCCCAGTCAACTGATTGTGATTCGGGGTTGAAGAAATCAACCCATCTTTTGCTCTCAACCCATCCCATGAGGATAAGCTGGGTACCGAGGAGTGTTCCAAAGGAGAATGGCGCGACAGCACCAGGGTCAGCACCGGCCTCAAACCATGGGATGCCGCTGTAAGCCTGACCCACAAAGATGCCAAGAACTGCTGCCATTGCCCATCGGCCATGGATCAGCTCAGCTTCTCTGTACCATTTAAGAAATGCCGGGTCCTTTCCTAGACCAAGAGGGTCAAATCCAAAGTCACCTGGGAGCCTGCAACAACACCAAATATCAGCAAGTTATACAACATCACAAAATTCAATGTACTACCATATAGGAATGGTTAGTGTAGTGTAGTGCATGTTCTTTCTCATTCCTTAATGCAGTGAAATTTAAAAATATCGTTTGCAAACTTACGAGCCATCGAGCCATTCTGGATCAAGAAGGTTGCCGCCACCTTTAACAGCAGGGATCCAAGATTTCTTAggagcagcagcagcagcaacaacactGAGCCTTTTGGGAGCCAAGGCAGAAGCAACTCTAGCACCAATTGGTGCAGACAGCAAAGTTTGGCTCCTCTTGCCTCCAGACAAGAAGGATGACCCCAAGCCATTTAGTACAGCAGCAGCAGATGTAGCAGCCATCCTTCTTCCTCTTCTactataaatttatatataattatatataggGTGAAGATGGTTCTTGAGGTTAGAATATGAAATGAGGAGGACAC
This sequence is a window from Apium graveolens cultivar Ventura chromosome 9, ASM990537v1, whole genome shotgun sequence. Protein-coding genes within it:
- the LOC141686882 gene encoding uncharacterized protein LOC141686882, with protein sequence MASSTLTHSLFSPLSSHSLTSNRTLQTPSLALPCKQFGSPFLSTQLSLTHKSFIVNCNAPEKESTNQEVPIELRYPAFPTVMDINQIREILPHRFPFLLVDRVIEYKPGESAVGIKNVTINDNFFPGHFPDRPIMPGVLMVEAMAQVGGLVMLQPEVGGSRDNFFFAGIDKVRFRRPVIAGDTLVMKMTLIKLQKRFGIAKMEGKAYVGGEVACEGEFLMAMG
- the LOC141683815 gene encoding chlorophyll a-b binding protein CP24 10A, chloroplastic-like; the protein is MAATSAAAVLNGLGSSFLSGGKRSQTLLSAPIGARVASALAPKRLSVVAAAAAPKKSWIPAVKGGGNLLDPEWLDGSLPGDFGFDPLGLGKDPAFLKWYREAELIHGRWAMAAVLGIFVGQAYSGIPWFEAGADPGAVAPFSFGTLLGTQLILMGWVESKRWVDFFNPESQSVDWATPWSKTAENFSNFTGEQGYPGGKFFDPLGFAGTIQNGVYIPDEDKLDRLKLAEIKHARLAMLAMLIFYFEAGQGKTPLGALAL
- the LOC141686725 gene encoding cationic peroxidase 2-like, translated to MANKVHILFFLLLAMAATSAFSQGLRLGFYAHTCPQAESVVRATVAKHVNADSTVAPGLLRMIFHDCFVQGCDASILIDGPSTEKTAPPNLLLRGYEVIDDAKAQLEAACPNTVSCADILALAARDAAVQAGALKYLVPTGRRDGRISLASDAANLPGFTDSIAVQKQKFAAKGLSTEDLVTLVGGHTIGTVACQFIRYRLYNFTTSGGADPSIDPTFLPTLQSLCPVDGDGSKRIGLDYGSSEKFDHSFFKNVQRSRGILESDQRLWADASTKNIVQRYIGIRGLAGLTLNFQFGRSMIKMSGIEVKTGTDGEIRKVCSAIN